ATGAAGGAGCAGATTTAGTTTTTGAAATTCATCTTGATATAGGAAGAAAAGGATTAACAAAGGAGTTAATTCAGGAAATGACAGGTCGCATAGAAGCGATGGGAATTGAAGCGAAAATAAAACCAGATTCTTACACAGCATTTAGTTACGCAAATCGATATACAAAATAATGGGAATTTAGTATTATTGTCGAAACTTGCGTTTGACTCCCTGCTTTTGAATTGATTATGCTTAGGGAAAGCAATCCATTTCATGGGGGGATTCTTCAATGGAGACAATTGATAGATTATCGTATGATGAGCAAAAGCTTTTAGTAGAAACGCTATTAAGACAAGATTACGCTATAGAATTAATTAGCAGTGAAATAAATGATATTGAATCAGGTTTAAAACAGGTGGATGAAGGATTTTATCATCAACTTAAGTTGTTATATGACAGATTGAGAATAAAATAGTTATTCTCTACTTAAAATAGAAAGATTAAAAGTGGATACTCATTTAATGAGTATCATTTTTTTATTTGTTCCTAAGTTTAAGAAGATCTATATTGCTGCTGAATGAGTGTTAGAAAAGATCAAATGAAACATATACAATAGCTTTTATGATATGATAGATTTGGATTATTCATTACCTCTTTTATAATATAGAAAAGTTTTTTAGAGAGGAAGAACAGCTATGTTTAGTATTGACGCCAATGAGTTAATGGGTTTAACCATTAGAGATTTAATGATTCCTGGGGATAAGGTAGCACATGTTCAAATTGGAAATAATTTAGAGCATGCTTTACTTGTTTTAACTAAGACAGGGTACACAGCCATTCCTGTTTTGGACCCAACTTTTAAGCTTCACGGTCTTATCGGGATGAATTTAATAATGGACAATATCTTTGGTCTAGAGAGGATAGAATTTGAAAAATTAGAAAATATGAAAGTAGAAGAAGTGATGAATACAGAAATACCAAGACTCTTTTTAAATGACTCTTTAGAAAAAGGACTGGATCTTGTTGTAAACAATCCTTTTATTTGTGTGCAAAATGAGGAGAAGATATTCGAAGGGATTTTTACAAGAAGGGCAATTTTAAAGCAATTAAAGAAACATATTCATCTATTAAATAATAATCAACATAATAAATAGAAATTCTTAAGCGGTGTAAAAATTTACACCGTTTTCATATTACATAAAAGGCGGATCAAGCAATGGGAGAAGGAAAAGAATTTTTAACATTTAGGCAAAGAAATTCTGGAATAACAAAAAGACCATATGTATTGGCTACTGTTATGTTAGCTATGTTTATGGCGGCAATTGAAGCAACAATTGTTGCAACAGCTATGCCGGCAATTGTTGCAGAACTTGAAGACTTTTCTTTATATAGCTGGGTGTTTTCGTCATATCTATTAATGAATGCTGTTACAGTCTTAATATATGGAAAATTATCTGATATTTTCGGACGAAAACCAGTATTAACTGTTGGGATTGTTATTTTTTTAATTGGTTCTATTCTTTGTGGATTAGCGTCATCAATGGAATGGCTTATATTTGCCCGTTTTGTTCAAGGATTTGGAGCAGGTGCAGTAATGCCGATCGCATCAACTATTGTAGGAGACATTTATACAAAAGAAGAACGGGCCAAAATACAAGGTTACTTATCAAGTGTGTGGGGAATCTCGGCTATCATGGGGCCGGCAATTGGTGGTTTATTAGTCGAATTTGTAAGCTGGAGATTTGTTTTCTGGATTAACGTTCCATTAGGAATATTAGCGATAATTGGATTATATTTATTTCTACATGAGGAAATTGAAAAGAGTAAGCCAAAAATTGATTATGTTGGTGCCTTTCTTTTAACGTTATTTGTAACTACATTTATGTTTATTCTTGTAGAAGGAGGAGTGCGTTGGGACTGGCTATCAGGGCCTATTGTCAGCCTGGCATTACTCTCGCTCCTAAGTTTGGTGATTTTTGTTTTTTATGAGCGTAAAGTAGATGATCCGATGATGCCATTTGAGCTTTGGCGTGAGCGCTCAATTTTAATAGCAAACTTAACTTCGTTAACAACTGGAATTATATTAATCGGCTTATCGACGTTTTTGCCTACCTTTGTTCAAGGTGTGATGGAGGAAAAACCAATCATTGCTGGGTTAACATTGACAACAATGTCCATTGGCTGGCCAATAGCTGCGACAATTTCAGGAAAAGCCATATTGTCAATTGGCTTCCGTACAACCTCCATCTTGGGAGGAGTTTCTCTTATTTTAGGAAGTATTGTGTTTACGATACTATCTGGAAGTGATAGTCCATTATTGGCTGCGTTTGGATCTTTTCTGATAGGGATTGGGATGGGGTTAACAACTACTGCTTTTATAGTCTCCATTCAAAGCACCGTTTCTTGGAACACAAGAGGCGTTGCAACTGCTACTAATATGTTTATGAGAAATGTCGGTAGTACAGTAGGTGCTGCTCTTTTAGGAGGAATTTTAAATAGTCAGCTTCTTGCGTTTTATTCAAGTAAAGGTGTTGAGGATGAAATGAATCTTGACTCGACTACTATGTTACTCGATGATCAGCAAAGAAACGAACTAACAGCACAGGCTAGATCTCTTTTACAGGAAGGACTTGAGATTGCTTTAAATGATGTTTATTGGGTAGTATTTGGGTTTGCGGTTTTAAGTTTTTTGTTCATATTATTTTTACCTAAAAAGCAAAAGGCTGATGTGTAAGCATCAGTCTTTCAGTCATCAATTCTTTGTAATAATTCAATTCTGTTGTTAAAAGGATCAAAGCATGAAAATCTAACAATCCCGGGAATAGGTGTATCTTCTTTAATAGGAACCTGGTAGTGTTCCAAGTGCTTTCTTGTTTCCGTAATATCTTCGACAATAAATGCTGGATGACGCTTGCTTGTTATTGCATCAAACTCCTCTACTCCTATATGAAGAAAAGCATCGCCTGCACAACACCAAAAACCGCCGTTTTTCTTCAGACTCTTCGGTTTTTCAATTTCCTCAAAGTTTAATATATTAAGGTAGAATTCACGAGCGGTTTCTTCTTGATCAGTAGGGACACATATTTGAATATGATCAAGTCCTGTTATTTTCAATGTCATAAAACAATTCCCCTTTTCTGGTGAAATTATTACTTTACAAACCCTTTATTCATCCTTATCATACAATTAAAATCAATATAATAAAATTAGATATTCTTTGATACATATTATAAGAAAAACTTATAAAGTAGGTGCTATATGCAAACATCAGAGCTTAGGATGCTTGTTGTTTTATCAGAGGAAATGAATATGAGAAAAGCTGCTGAACGTCTATTTGTTTCACAGCCAGCTTTATCACAGAGATTGCAAACAATTGAAAAATCGTGGGGAATACAAATTTTTGTTCGTTCTCAAAAAGGGTTAACACTAACTCCAGCCGGTGAGAAAGTCATACAATATGCACGTGAAGTCGTTTTGAAAGAGGAGAAAGTAAAGGAACAAATATTAGAATTAGAAGGAGAAGTTCATGGCACGTTGAAGCTTGCTGTAGCCTCTATAATAGGTCAGCATTGGTTGCCAGGTGTTTTAAAAACATATGTAAGAAAATATCCACATGCAAAAATATCTCTTATTACTGGATGGAGCAGCGAGATTTTAAGAAGTATGTACGAAGATCACGTGCATTTAGGTATTATTCGAGGAAATCCAGATTGGAAAGGTATCAAGAGGCATTTATTAACAGATACTTTGTATTTAGTAGACACAGAAATTAACAATATAGAAGATGTTCTACATACAGAAAGACCTTTTATTCAATTTAAGAGTGATTCGTCTTATTATCAGGAAATTCAGGATTGGTGGCACAGACAATTTCATACTTCACCTAAAAGAACAATTGTTGTTGATCAGATTGAAACTTGTAAACAAATGGCTCTTAATGGAATCGGTTACGCGATTCTTCCATCTGTTACCCTTAAAGAAGAACAGCAGGATGTTTATAGAATTCCACTTCTAGATGAAGATGGTAAACCTATTGAAAAGATACATGGTTGTTAGGTTTTGAATCGTCATTTGAATTAAAACAAGTTAAAGCGTTTTTAGAAGTAGTGGAAGAGTATAAAAAAACTTGAAATTTGTTTTGAAACATAAAACATAACCGTCTACATGACAAATTTAGCAGATGGCTTGTCAACCGATGAATCCTTTGATACAGTAAAGAATGACTGAAATGTACAAGGAGGATATACATATGAAAATGATGGATGCAAATGAGATTATCTCATTTATACAAAACAGTACAAAATCAACACCTGTAAAAGTTTACGTAAAA
This Metabacillus endolithicus DNA region includes the following protein-coding sequences:
- a CDS encoding MDR family MFS transporter, whose protein sequence is MGEGKEFLTFRQRNSGITKRPYVLATVMLAMFMAAIEATIVATAMPAIVAELEDFSLYSWVFSSYLLMNAVTVLIYGKLSDIFGRKPVLTVGIVIFLIGSILCGLASSMEWLIFARFVQGFGAGAVMPIASTIVGDIYTKEERAKIQGYLSSVWGISAIMGPAIGGLLVEFVSWRFVFWINVPLGILAIIGLYLFLHEEIEKSKPKIDYVGAFLLTLFVTTFMFILVEGGVRWDWLSGPIVSLALLSLLSLVIFVFYERKVDDPMMPFELWRERSILIANLTSLTTGIILIGLSTFLPTFVQGVMEEKPIIAGLTLTTMSIGWPIAATISGKAILSIGFRTTSILGGVSLILGSIVFTILSGSDSPLLAAFGSFLIGIGMGLTTTAFIVSIQSTVSWNTRGVATATNMFMRNVGSTVGAALLGGILNSQLLAFYSSKGVEDEMNLDSTTMLLDDQQRNELTAQARSLLQEGLEIALNDVYWVVFGFAVLSFLFILFLPKKQKADV
- the cbpB gene encoding cyclic-di-AMP-binding protein CbpB is translated as MFSIDANELMGLTIRDLMIPGDKVAHVQIGNNLEHALLVLTKTGYTAIPVLDPTFKLHGLIGMNLIMDNIFGLERIEFEKLENMKVEEVMNTEIPRLFLNDSLEKGLDLVVNNPFICVQNEEKIFEGIFTRRAILKQLKKHIHLLNNNQHNK
- the abbA gene encoding antirepressor AbbA; protein product: METIDRLSYDEQKLLVETLLRQDYAIELISSEINDIESGLKQVDEGFYHQLKLLYDRLRIK
- a CDS encoding VOC family protein, yielding MTLKITGLDHIQICVPTDQEETAREFYLNILNFEEIEKPKSLKKNGGFWCCAGDAFLHIGVEEFDAITSKRHPAFIVEDITETRKHLEHYQVPIKEDTPIPGIVRFSCFDPFNNRIELLQRIDD